A single genomic interval of Pochonia chlamydosporia 170 chromosome 7, whole genome shotgun sequence harbors:
- a CDS encoding NACHT domain-containing protein, with product MSDPKKYTVGWICAIRTELVAAQAFLDETHEQPKEQGPNDSNHYVLGRMAHHNVVIACLPGGEYGTASAAGVAINLLRSFPTIRIGLMVGIGGGAPTKKHDIRLGDVVISMPSNGRGGVFQYDFGKTIQGQAFVETGFLNQPPDLLRTAVEAVAAKYELDGHKLVESVNKSLDRKKRLRKKYSCPTSSDVLYKSDFTHCGDELEGCETCGSDPSVAVTRPERGEDEDNPAIHHGLIASANQLMKDALVRDKLATEKGVLCFEMEAAGLMNRFPCIVIRGICDYSDTHKNKEWQGFAAMMAAAYAKDLLHQMPASKVECEKSIHDMLSSIDGGINSLCLTTEMVKSGVDSANEQEIRNWFSTTPISTTYNKSIQDRTPGTGQWLLSSQSYKAWKGNVSGLLWLYGAAGSGKTMLCSTVVQDVSDHVQHDTGRKQAFWYFRFSDIATQNVSSMVRSFIRQLSPSPPLASTQKLWKEHSERGSEPTLNELTAILGDIINDSKEVFVIIDALDECQQTSQLQERTSLLRYINTCLNRHKDNLHILVTSRVDHDIKSALEHYKAIKIEEWIDGDVRMYIEKQIHSGCLAEYQDSVKNKIKESLLSTKERRFRWVDLQIRRLSDCNTEDQIATALRTVPETLEDIYKEALEKVPLKDGKVAREILMWLCFSLRPMTAGEIAAAVGLLQPENALRICSTMLVTLIHEHTEGILQLAHFTVKEYLVVLRACNNTLEHQFTEESAQDTLARTTVSCLLESKTLGQSTFASPNRLLDYSARFWYEHAIILEGRDEYASLRKAIDQLFSHEYSAEYELWLKTYNPDNPYANPYALTKEKNTPHPLYYASFLGFSHSVRKLLLEGGKVEEEGRPGNAFLAAVSNGHESVVKEFLERLPPPDEVEVCRVIKVLRRNAGNILSMYLERYTFEITELILMAAVESLQPEILSMLRRFGGGEVDVPEYMVQIAAVTAAESERKGMETLAMLLDRKGEEIKITEKVVMAAAGEKAGGSGVMAMLLDRRGEEIQITEEVVMAALQNRWSGQEILAVLLDRKGQEIETTKTLVTVAAMGSKRGKVILTMLLERRGEEIKITEEVLIAAAKNERSGKEILTMLLDRKGEEIKITGEVVMAAANNTESGSGIMTVLLDRKGDDVKITDDMVEEFVRKFDKFFMSALLGWKGGDIKITEKLLIAAAKNEQNGREVLAVLVDKKGEEIKITAEVIAAVSENLRNWQAIMVLLLCQKGENIQITDDAVAEIARRFDKFIILLLLGRKGGLIEITEELMISAAENELNGKEILALLLDRKRKDIKITEGIMLAAVRNQCSGNDIVTLLLERSEEDIQITDELVTAAAENKRHAGHIKALLLGRLQKLNERSILPKNDIAIHDEKDAAISGDSGDCSI from the exons ATGTCAGATCCCAAGAAGTATACAGTCGGCTGGATCTGCGCTATCCGCACAGAGCTCGTCGCCGCCCAAGCGTTTCTCGATGAAACGCACGAACAGCCGAAGGAACAAGGCCCAAACGACTCCAACCACTATGTTTTGGGCCGTATGGCCCATCACAATGTTGTGATAGCCTGTCTTCCGGGTGGAGAATACGGCACGGCATCAGCAGCTGGCGTCGCGATCAATCTCTTACGAAGCTTCCCAACCATCCGCATTGGCTTGATGGTCGGGATTGGCGGAGGTGCACCAACTAAGAAGCATGATATACGGCtcggtgatgttgtcatcAGTATGCCCAGTAACGGCAGAGGAGGGGTATTCCAGTATGACTTCGGTAAGACGATACAGGGCCAGGCCTTCGTCGAAACCGGGTTCTTAAATCAACCTCCAGATCTGCTCCGAACGGCAGTGGAAGCGGTCGCGGCGAAGTACGAACTGGATGGACACAAGCTCGTCGAAAGCGTGAACAAGTCCCTCGAtaggaagaagaggctgCGGAAGAAATATTCTTGTCCCACTAGCAGTGATGTCCTGTATAAGTCAGACTTCACACATTGTGGGGACGAGCTGGAAGGCTGTGAAACCTGCGGTAGTGATCCATCCGTTGCTGTAACGCGACCGGAACGtggagaggatgaagacaACCCCGCAATTCACCATGGCttgattgcttctgcaaATCAGCTGATGAAAGACGCACTGGTGAGGGATAAGCTGGCGACAGAAAAAGGGGTCCTTtgttttgagatggaggctgCAGGCCTAATGAATCGCTTCCCGTGCATTGTAATCCGCGGGATATGTGACTATTCTGATActcacaagaacaaggaatGGCAAGGGTTCgctgccatgatggccgccGCATATGCAAAGGACCTGCTTCATCAGATGCCAGCCTCGAAAGTAGAGTGTGAGAAGTCGATCCACGACATGCTATCTTCTA TAGATGGGGGGATCAATTCCTTGTGCTTAACTACAGAGATGGTTAAGTCAGGAGTGGATT CGGCAAATGAGCAGGAAATTCGAAATTGGTTCTCTACCACCCCGATATCGACTACCTACAACAAATCAATTCAGGACCGTACGCCTGGGACTGGGCAGTGGCTGCTTAGTTCCCAGTCATACAAGGCTTGGAAGGGTAATGTGTCTGGTCTATTGTGGCTGTATGGGGCCG CTGGATCAGGGAAGACAATGCTATG CTCCACGGTCGTTCAAGACGTGTCAGATCATGTTCAACATGACACGGGTAGGAAGCAAGCATTTTGGTACTTTCGATTCAGTGACATTGCAACGCAAAATGTTTCCAGTATGGTGAGATCGTTCATTCGTCAATTATCCCCGTCCCCTCCTCTCGCTTCTACTCAAAAGCTTTGGAAAGAACACAGTGAACGAGGAAGCGAACCGACCCTCAATGAGCTCACGGCTATTCTTGGCGACATTATAAATGACAGCAAAGAGGTGTTTGTTATTATAGATGCTCTGGATGAATGTCAGCAGACATCACAACTTCAGGAGAGAACAAGTTTGCTGAGGTACATCAATACATGCTTGAACAGACATAAGGATAACCTTCACATCCTGGTCACGAGTAGAGTTGATCACGATATCAAGTCTGCTCTGGAGCACTACAAGGCAATCAAGATCGAGGAATGGATAGACGGTGATGTGAGGATGTACATCGAGAAGCAGATCCATTCGGGTTGCCTTGCAGAATACCAAGACAGCGTTAAAAATAAGATCAAGGAATCTCTTCTATCGACCAAAGAACG CCGATTCCGATGGGTCGATTTGCAGATCAGAAGGCTGAGTGACTGCAATACCGAGGACCAGATAGCCACCGCGCTGAGAACTGTTCCAGAGACCTTAGAGGATATCTACAAGGAGGCTCTTGAGAAGGTTCCCCTGAAAGATGGGAAGGTCGCCCGTGAGATCCTTATGTGGCTTTGCTTTTCTCTTCGGCCTATGACTGCTGGGGAAATTGCCGCAGCCGTAGGTCTCCTACAACCTGAGAATGCTCTACGCATCTGCTCAACCATGCTTGTGACGTTGATCCATGAGCACACGGAGGGAATTCTTCAGCTTGCGCATTTCACTGTCAAAGAATATTTAGTGGTTCTGAGGGCATGCAACAACACCCTTGAGCACCAATTTACAGAGGAGTCGGCTCAAGATACCCTGGCACGCACGACTGTGAGCTGTTTGCTCGAAAGCAAAACGCTCGGCCAGTCTACGTTTGCATCCCCAAACCGCTTACTAGATTACTCTGCACGCTTCTGGTACGAGCACGCAATAATTTTGGAGGGGAGAGACGAGTACGCCTCATTAAGAAAGGCGATTGACCAGTTATTCAGCCACGAATATTCTGCAGAATATGAACTTTGGCTGAAGACATACAACCCCGACAATCCTTACGCCAATCCTTACGCCTTAACTAAAGAAAAGAATACCCCCCACCCACTTTACTATGCTTCATTCCTTGGATTCTCTCATAGCGTGAGAAAGCTTCTTTTAGAAGGCGGAAAagtggaggaggagggccgGCCTGGGAACGCTTTTCTCGCCGCGGTAAGCAACGGCCATGAAAGTGTTGTCAAAGAATTTCTCGAAAGACTTCCTCCGCCGGATGAAGTGGAGGTTTGCAGGGTCATAAAAGTTCTTAGAAGAAATGCCGGAAATATTTTATCGATGTATTTGGAAAGGTACACATTCGAGATCACAGAGCTGATTTTGATGGCCGCAGTAGAGAGCCTGCAGCCTGAGATTCTCTCTATGCTTCGGCGATTCGGGGGGGGAGAGGTAGACGTGCCAGAATACATGGTACAAATTGCGGCAGTAACTGCGGCAGAGAGCGAACGGAAAGGTATGGAGACGTTGGCTATGCTCCTGGACCGAAAAGGGGAGGAGATCAAGATCACAGAAAAAGTGGTAATGGCTGCAGCCGGAGAGAAGGCGGGCGGTTCGGGGGTTATGGCAATGCTTCTGGAtcgaagaggagaggagatTCAGATCACAGAAGAAGTGGTAATGGCTGCATTGCAAAACAGGTGGAGCGGTCAAGAGATCTTAGCTGTTCTTCTGGACCGAAAGGGACAGGAGATCGAGACCACAAAAACATTGGTAACAGTCGCAGCCATGGGCAGTAAGAGGGGCAAAGTGATTCTGACGATGCTTCTGGAGcgaagaggagaggagatCAAGATCACAGAAGAAGTATTAATAGCTGCAGCCAAGAACGAGAGGAGTGGCAAAGAGATCTTAACTATGCTTTTGGACCGAAAGGGGGAGGAGATCAAGATCACAGGAGAAGTGGTAATGgctgcagccaacaacacgGAGAGTGGTTCAGGGATTATGACTGTCCTTCTTGACCGAAAAGGAGACGACGTCAAGATCACAGATGACATGGTAGAGGAATTCGTAAGAAAGTTTGACAAATTTTTCATGAGTGCTCTCCTAGGCTGGAAAGGAGGCGACATCAAAATTACAGAAAAGTTACTAATAGCTGCAGCCAAGAACGAGCAGAATGGTAGAGAGGTCTTGGCTGTCCTTGTGGACAAAAAGGGAGAGGAGATCAAGATCACAGCAGAAGTTATAGCAGCCGTGTCAGAGAACCTGCGAAATTGGCAGGCGATCATGGTTCTCCTGCTATGCCAAAAAGGAGAGAATATTCAAATCACAGATGACGCGGTGGCAGAAATCGCAAGAAGATTTGATAAATTCATCATACTCCTCCTCCTAGGCCGAAAAGGAGGACTTATTGAGATCACTGAAGAACTCATGA
- a CDS encoding glycosylhydrolase family 76-2 protein (similar to Neurospora crassa OR74A XP_961253.2), translated as MVTQWLTPALVALAGSSFFGGVAEAQYKVDTKDNILQSSKQLAYDMIKFYHGNESGQTPGLLPGPPASGLGDYYWWEAGAMMGTYIDYWKLTGDTTYNDLVMQAMLFQVGPQKDYMPPNQTLSLGNDDQGFWGLSAMLAAENKFPDPPSDQPGWLELAQAVWNTQADPSRYDETCNGGLRWQIPRTNAGYDYKNTIANGIFFNMGARLARYTANDTYAQRAEKAWDWIWGVGYIDHKTWVVYDGASVNDNCTTLHKTEYSYNAAILIQGSAFMYNYTKGDTKWKNRLDSLLDSCLKNFFPKQVAYELSCEFALGGSVCKTDMLSYKGYLHRWLAMVPQIAPYTSDKILPVLQKSAQAAAAQCTGGSTGRQCGFYWAEGKFINPSVDKTTGAGEAMDVLAAVSSLLIGDTAPPVTNSTGGTSKGNPNAGGRDNGERPQKPVTTADKAGAAIITILLLGGALSLFTWMSFFDPMIS; from the exons ATGGTGACGCAATGGTTAACACCGGCGCTGGTCGCCCTCGCTGGCAGCAGCTTTTTCGGCGGCGTTGCCGAAGCACAGTACAAAGTTGACACAAAAG ACAACATCCTTCAATCATCAAAGCAATTGGCATATGACATGATAAAATTCTACCATGGCaacgagtctggtcaaaCTCCTGGACTCTTGCCTGGGCCTCCGGCGTCGGGCCTCGGTGACTACTACTGGTGGGAGGCTGGCGCAATGATGGGAACATACATCGATTACTGGAAACTGACGGGAGATACAACATATAACGACCTGGTTATGCAAGCCATGCTGTTCCAAGTTGGACCACAAAAGGATTATATGCCGCCGAACCAAACGCTCTCTCTTGGCAACGATGACCAAGGTTTCTGGGGATTGTCCGCCATGCTGGCGGCCGAGAACAAATTCCCCGACCCTCCTTCAGACCAGCCCGGATGGCTCGAATTAGCACAGGCAGTTTGGAACACACAGGCAGACCCTAGCCGATACGATGAGACATGTAACGGTGGCCTGCGATGGCAGATTCCGCGTACAAATGCAGGATACGACTACAAGAACA CAATCGCCAATGGCATCTTTTTCAACATGGGCGCCAGACTCGCGCGATACACCGCAAACGATACCTACGCACAGCGAGCCGAAAAGGCGTGGGATTGGATCTGGGGCGTTGGATATATCGACCACAAGACTTGGGTTGTGTATGACGGCGCCAGCGTCAATGACAATTGCACAACTCTCCACAAGACCGAGTATTCCTACAATGCTGCCATTTTGATCCAGGGCAGCGCTTTCATGTACAACTAC ACCAAGGGCGATACGAAATGGAAGAACCGCCTCGACAGCCTCCTCGATTCCTGCCTCAAGAACTTCTTCCCCAAACAAGTCGCATACGAACTATCCTGCGAGTTCGCTCTAGGCGGTAGTGTTTGCAAGACAGACATGTTGTCATACAAGGGATATCTCCACCGATGGCTCGCCATGGTCCCCCAGATCGCACCATACACCAGCGACAAGATTCTCCCCGTTCTGCAAAAGTCGGCtcaggcagcagcagcacagtGTACGGGAGGCTCAACGGGACGCCAGTGCGGCTTTTACTGGGCCGAAGGGAAATTCATCAACCCGAGCGTGGACAAGACGACTGGCGCAGGAGAAGCCATGGATGTCCTTGCCGCTGTGTCAAGTTTACTCATTGGGGACACGGCGCCGCCAGTTACAAATTCGACGGGTGGTACTTCCAAGGGCAATCCGAATGCCGGTGGAAGAGATAACGGCGAGCGGCCGCAAAAGCCTGTCACGACGGCGGACAAGGCTGGCGCGGCCATTATTACTATTTTACTGTTGGGCGGAGCGTTGAGCTTATTTACTTGGATGAGCTTTTTTGACCCAATGATTTCATGA